Below is a genomic region from Brassica rapa cultivar Chiifu-401-42 chromosome A08, CAAS_Brap_v3.01, whole genome shotgun sequence.
taaatttggaatgtttcgaaaataatcccgcgctttgaaagcgcgggtcaaaatctagtacacGTTTAAAAGACCATCTTTTATTACTTTTTTCATCTGTagtttttttggaaaatatgaTACTGTAATCATACTAGtcattaaataagaaaaaaatgtagCCATGATCTGGAGATGTGTAGAACAcatatataactatttatttagCAGACTAGAACCCATatcatataatattattgtCTTCGTTGTGAACAGTACTGTGAGTCTGTGATAACCCAATTATATATTGAGCAATGATTAATAAACTAGAATGGGGGAATCAGTACGCTGTACGCAACTAGTGACAGTGAGTGAGTGGCGTACCTGCAATACAATCCACAAACACCAGCAGGTATTGGCGGCAAGCATAGTGATTGATCCTTTTACAGAATTTTTTGTTGATGGAACGGCTTTGTTTGGAATGGTCTTGTTGCTATAATGATTGATCAAACTTGGCCCTTTCACAAAGGCGAACACTAATGCGCCCAACATACCAACCATCGAACCAAATACTTTCGCTAGTCCGTATGACTTCTTTAACGTCACCGTCTCTAGTCttcaaaagtaataaaaatgattGGGTCAATTCAGGTTAGGTCGAGTTGGAAATTTATCAACTGAATTTTGTTGGTTTTACATATGTGAGTCTCTCTACCACATGTGTTTGAGAAAGTTggagtaagaaaaaaaaagaataataaaattacTCAAATTAATAGTTTATTTGTCAATAGTTTACTTGATATTCACTCCCTCTATTTCATAATAAGTGTCattctaacattttttttgttacacaaaaAGTGGCACTTTACAATTCCAATACAAATTATACTTAATTTCAGctgaaaattaattgtaaactgcattaattttataagtaattttatatatttcaaatacTATTAGTCAGAGAGCTGTAATTAATAACAACTtacatactccctccgtttcatattaagtgtcgttgtagataattttttttcgttacaaaatagtgtcgttttcgattttcaatgcaaaatttattaattttatgcagtgatttatttttccattggttaaatatggttaggtgtataggtaattgtgtttttatataggaaatatataaaattaattatttcctTAATTTGCGTGCACAATGTCAAAATGATACTTAATataaaacagagagagtatatTTTAGCAACTTTCTTAATCTGTGTGAAAAATATCATTGTGACACATATTCAGAAATAGAGGGAGTATGTTTTTTCACAGTAGAAAATAGGTGCTGAAACTACTACAAAATAGGTtctgaaaatttatatattttaacaacatatatttatttcttagaacataattttattttatatatgtattatagtTAGTGGCAAGAAAAACTACTACAAACCTAAATATGtataaatctattaaaaatagtaTTACGCTAATAAGTGAGTGGCAAGAAAAGTCATAACAAGATAAAGCTTGGTTTGTAGTTGGCAAGAAAAAAGGACTGgtttaatatcgtttatatatCGATATTTGCTTTAGGAATATTAAAAGAATTACTAAAATACATTAAAGtgatttaaagattttgtttgaTTACGATTCTTTAACTTTTATCAtgaataatataaaactaaacaaaagtATGTCCCTCCCCTGAGATTTttttggaaacacattctttgATCAAAACATGCTGACAAGCATAACATAAATGAAGAGAGATAGAACCATTAGTGTAGTTTACCTGAAAAGAAGAGCCAATACGAAGGTGATAGAGGGAATGGCGTTGGTGGTTGCTGCTGCAAAAGTGGCCGTGGTGTTGTCGATGGCCACATAGTAGAGATTGAGACTTAACGTGAGTCTGAATTAAATTATCAATATATCAATATAGATTGTTAGACAACCAGTACGTGACATTGACCTGATTGATCAAATAGTCTTAACTTGGAAGATTTCCAACTAGTAGAAAACACACAAGACATGTATACCCGCATAAGGAGATCATGAAAATTTTCAGCAGCAAGACGAACGACAGAGGAGATGATTTGGCGCTGAAAAAAAACATACTATGAATATGAGAATATTCCAGTTTGATTCGTAGTCAGGATCAGCCTAATGACTAAATCATGTTCATTGAAGGGCCGTTGATATGGCGCTTTTCTTTCTTATGATGTTAAAAGGATGAGTTAAAGTAACAGAAACGAACAACCTTTCAAGGAAGAATGCGAAAGGGGACAACGCCAGAGCAGCGAAGGCTTGTCGATAGAAAACAAAGACAAAAGGGTTGGTCCCTTGAGAGATGGCCACTTTTGAGAGCAATGGCATTCCTGCGTATATAATCTGTACAAACACCATTGCCATGTTGGCTTTGTGCTTCATCATCATGGAGTAATAGTGATGTATGTTTTTTATCGCCTTTTATTTGCTGAAACTCATCTTGCTTCTCTCCGCTATTTATGCTTTCTGTTTCGGTGGGCACTTTAAAGATTTTTTGTCTTCTTTTTGTGTCACTATTACAAATATGGACACGTGTACTTCCATCGAGATTAAATTCACAGGAGACGTTACAATCAAAACCGCACCTACATCTCCTCATAAACCCGAACAAATCATGCACTACTTCTAGCGGTGTATACATGTGTTTTATCTATGGTTTCGATTTGACATAAAGAGTAGTATTGTGGTATAGAATTTTGAATGATAAGTACCGATAGAAATGTGAGATTTCGAACAGGGGATAAATTTTCAGATTAGAGAAAAATCAgtgaagaacaagagagagataaagagaaTAAATtccttaattttattatttagaacatattacatattttatacaGCTTGTAATATCACAATACTCAACATGCAGAGAACAAGAGATTCCAACATAAGATAACAAATGAAGTACATGCAGAAGACTTCAGTTCCCAAAGCatgtatttatttctttttgtcaaCGCTCTCCTCAAGTTTAAACACACTCTACAAGAAATATGAATTTGATAGtagtagaaaataatatttttttgtcaatctgCTATAGTTGACATACCTAGTTTTAGATAGCGTTTTTATATTTAGAAACGCTATAATAGAATATTATATTTGGAAATGTTATGATAATGTATGTTTAAtagcaaaataattaaaatgctATGTTTGGTTTTTCTAaatccctaaactctaaacaaaTTTTTAAACCTTAAAATCTAAGTATAAACCTTAAAACTCTTATATTCTCGTACTATAACTTCAAATCTTAAATTTGAACTcaaatttattctttttaattttaatatatttccaAACACACAAACCTTAATTCCTCAAtcaaactctataccctaaatcctaacATGAAACATATATAAACCATACATCCAATAGATATAAAATCCAAATCTTAATCACCAATACTTATATAGAAACTCTAACCCTTATACTTTCAAAACTTCTAACCTTAAAATCATAACACAAAACACTTTACACAAACTGATTATAAAAACCCCATTATGCAGTTCTGAAAATCATATAACCACAAAAAtctaatcaaaatttatatttcatatgTTAAATTATAATACCTAATCTTTACATTTaggaaatttataaaacaattaaaaagaaatctaaaaaaaaattattgttttttatgACCATTGATTGAGGGCTAAATCTATTCTTTTATCTAACTCCAACCTTCTCTCTCATTGGTtaatttttctttctcaaataTCACAATTCTCAGCTATTGATGCAATGTAATCCAAATGCCACAATTTAATCTTTCTCTTTCTCACTTTTCTTCTCCTATATGATTTTTCATTCTTCTTTCTTCAGCAACAACATCGAAGATGAACCCGATGAGGGAGAAGCAACTGGTTGTTGGACCACCATCGAAGAAGAGAAGATGGCACAGGTCTGAGTTCGTCGCTGTCGTCACCGGTCTCGAAATCGGAGGGAGCGTGGTGGTGCTTAGTAGCGAGGGTGAAGAGTTCGAGGTGGTGGTGGAGTTATGTCAAAGCAAAGCCCTCACATCATTGCAATGCTCATCTCTTTTGTGTCccttgatcgatactcccaaagTGTAGCTTACACATTTATCTTTATACAGAAATGATATCAGTAGAGGGGTATGTCAGGTGCTATCAGTGGAGTTGTGTGAAGTATGGTAATGGTGACTAAGCTAGAGTGTAGTACATTGAATCATCTGAGGTTAGTATTGACTCATTACCACTTATCATATTTGCAGAAATGAGAGTAGTGATTTTAAAATAAGAGAGTCCCGACTGATTTCAAAAACCTCTTTCACATGACTACTCTATGTTTTGCTTGAGAACAAGCAAAATGGTAAGTTTgagggagttgatataccatggattttaacACAATTAGACCAtgatatataattgttttagaGTATATTAAATGTGTTTGGAGTCTGTTTTAGAGTATTTTTAGGTTCATATACGTTCTGGAGAACTTTGGTGATTATGGAGCTTTTCAAGGTGCATAACTGTACAGATGCGTCAAGTACAATTTAATCTTTCTCTTTCTCACTTTTCTTCTCCTATACGACTTTTCATTCTTCTTTCTTCAGCAACAACATCGACGATGAACCTGATGAGGAAGAAGCAACTGGTTGTTGGACCACCATCGAAGAAGAGACGATGGCACAAGTCTGAGTTCGTCGCTGTCGTCACCGGTCTCGAAATCGGAGGGAGCGTGGTGGTGCTTAGTAGCGAGGGTGAAGAGTTCGAGGTGGTGATGGAGTTATGTCAAAGCAAAGCCCTCACATCACTGCAGTGCTCATCTCTTTTGTGTCccttgatcgatactcccaaggtgtAGCTTACAAATTTATCTTTATACAGAAATGATATCAGTAGAGGGGTATGTCAGGTGCTATCAGTGGAGTTGTGTGAAGTATGGTAATGGTTACTAAGCTAGAGTGTAGTACATTGAATCATCTGAGGTTAGTATTGACTCATTACCACTTATCATATTTGCAGAAATGAGAGTagtgattttaaaataattgagtCCCGACTGTTTTCAAAAACCTCTTTCACATGACTACtctatgttttgcttgaggacaagcaaaatggtaagtctgagggagttgatataccatggattttaacACAATTAGACCATGGTATATAATTGTTTTAGAGTATATTGTATGTGTTTAGAGTCTGTTTTAGAGTATTTTTAGGTTCAGGTACGTTCTAGAGAACTTAGGTGATTATGGAGCTTTTTAAGGTGCGTAACTGCACAGATGCGTCAGACGTTTAGCTAGTATGGAGGCTTTTCCACGGTGCGATTTAGCTGATATTTTGACATAAGATAGATATTTGAGTTAGATATCCAGTGCCACCAGTTTTAGGTCCATCCAACGGTTAGATCTAAAATTAGGCCCGATTTACTGAAGAGTTGTAcatctgcctcgcgagaggaagctatCGAGGATTAGAAGGAGTATCGATCAATGACACAgccttggtgtcgatcgacactgattCCATAAGATGGGCCGGGCCTATTTCATGACTAACTTAAGGCCAGAAGTCACCATATATTACCAGAATACCCTTGGACGACCTGAAACCTTATTTTACtgtttctaagccattgttcaCGGCTACGCTTcatactttgagagagagagagagagagagagagagagagagagagagagagagagagagagagagagagagagagagagagagagggggggagagagagagagagagagagagaagagagagagagagagagagagagagagagagagagaagagagagaagagagagagagaagagagagaagagagagagagagagagagagagagagagagaagagagagagagagagggagagaggagagaggagagagagagagagagagagagagagctttggATTGGAGAGAGAGATCTGAACACTTTGAGacagaagatcttgaactcccttTTTCACTTTAATCTACTTTGTCTTTTGATTTATTCTATCGCAGTATTATTCAGACCAT
It encodes:
- the LOC103833142 gene encoding WAT1-related protein At1g43650 isoform X2; translated protein: MMMKHKANMAMVFVQIIYAGMPLLSKVAISQGTNPFVFVFYRQAFAALALSPFAFFLESAKSSPLSFVLLLKIFMISLCGLTLSLNLYYVAIDNTTATFAAATTNAIPSITFVLALLFRLETVTLKKSYGLAKVFGSMVGMLGALVFAFVKGPSLINHYSNKTIPNKAVPSTKNSVKGSITMLAANTCWCLWIVLQSKVMKEYTAKLRLVTLQCVFSCMQTAVWAVAVNRSPSVWKIEFGLPLLSMAYCGIMVTGFTYWLQVWAIEKKGPVFTALYTPLALIITCIVSSFLFKETLYLGRC
- the LOC103833142 gene encoding WAT1-related protein At1g43650 isoform X1, producing MMMKHKANMAMVFVQIIYAGMPLLSKVAISQGTNPFVFVFYRQAFAALALSPFAFFLESAKSSPLSFVLLLKIFMISLCGLTLSLNLYYVAIDNTTATFAAATTNAIPSITFVLALLFRLETVTLKKSYGLAKVFGSMVGMLGALVFAFVKGPSLINHYSNKTIPNKAVPSTKNSVKGSITMLAANTCWCLWIVLQSKVMKEYTAKLRLVTLQCVFSCMQTAVWAVAVNRSPSVWKIEFGLPLLSMAYCGIMVTGFTYWLQVWAIEKKGPVFTALYTPLALIITCIVSSFLFKETLYLGSVCGAFLLVCGLYIGLWGKTKEDEVQIYGEKQSQQEIKEEIIV